A genomic segment from Glycine soja cultivar W05 chromosome 20, ASM419377v2, whole genome shotgun sequence encodes:
- the LOC114402042 gene encoding uncharacterized protein LOC114402042 encodes MDIDYTIRKDEPPAITDESSPADVALYERWERSNRLSVMFIKTKISAGIRGSVDQHEKVQDLLKAIDEQFITSDKTLASTLIMKFSSLRLTSVKGVREYIMKM; translated from the coding sequence ATGGACATAGACTATACTATAAGGAAAGACGAACCACCTGCAATCACTGATGAAAGTAGCCCAGCTGATGTTGCGCTATATGAGCGGTGGGAGCGATCCAACCGACTCAGCGTGATGTTCATTAAGACCAAAATCTCGGCTGGGATACGTGGTTCTGTTGACCAGCATGAAAAGGTCCAAGACTTGCTTAAGGCCATTGATGAACAGTTCATCACTTCAGACAAGACTTTAGCAAGCACCTTGATCATGAAGTTCTCTTCTCTTCGGCTCACCAGTGTGAAAGGTGTGCGTGAGTACATCATGAAAATGTGA